The following are from one region of the Denitrobacterium detoxificans genome:
- a CDS encoding YecA family protein: MHLTDSQCDRYFDVMDCLLTYVNGRFNVVDANEVDDRDPLIEAKLALIAHELWENVAVIDDFVRDNPYDLPQADLALTQSWKHALSGTFTVVRYQQGHAILMHESGIYSVSGVEADWEEVLGRVPAVVDAVLLPFEGSIIYDGFLSIGDVPEARARAIADEFEERCQQGVASTADEFLQRSSAYHEAQSMLEFEKFMNSLDRHQSQEPEVLPKGFHRGALAGLSGKERDEAVERDLDRRFGESKPAALATREDEALNIIGLCTLYCGIVRLSDAYRQYCACVHEPMGESEFRTLAVRAGQDKEAPFVIWIEGEHVHAMHFTLDEEYVAAQVAQRITEGTSVKAFASMERNIADFRRMLEDELGNLDGMRHYLAREHEKFSMRPLPPYLPDADAFDVIFDNTCIQMLISFLDERIPDGQDDYLFADRVVEELVLGAIEIGDVQAMHAYTHQLGLDGCCADETRLRQLVANVYDNVPSWENNGWSPREVRERLTGRRMFYDERGKLMKVGSNDPCPCGSGLEYRDCCGR; the protein is encoded by the coding sequence ATGCATCTTACTGATTCCCAGTGCGATAGGTATTTCGATGTCATGGATTGCCTGCTCACGTACGTGAACGGGCGATTCAACGTGGTCGATGCGAACGAGGTTGACGATCGCGATCCGCTTATCGAAGCGAAGCTGGCGCTCATCGCGCATGAGCTATGGGAGAACGTTGCAGTAATCGACGACTTCGTGCGCGACAATCCCTACGATTTGCCTCAGGCCGACCTGGCGCTCACGCAATCGTGGAAGCATGCGCTCTCGGGGACGTTTACCGTTGTGAGGTACCAGCAAGGGCATGCCATCCTCATGCACGAATCGGGCATCTACAGCGTTTCGGGCGTGGAAGCCGATTGGGAAGAGGTATTGGGCAGGGTTCCTGCTGTCGTCGATGCTGTGCTTCTTCCGTTCGAGGGGTCGATTATCTACGATGGCTTCCTATCCATTGGCGATGTGCCCGAGGCACGTGCGCGTGCCATTGCCGACGAGTTCGAAGAACGTTGTCAGCAGGGCGTTGCTTCCACGGCGGATGAATTTCTGCAGCGTTCCAGCGCCTATCACGAGGCGCAGAGCATGCTCGAATTCGAGAAGTTCATGAACTCGCTCGATCGTCATCAGAGCCAGGAACCCGAGGTGCTGCCCAAGGGCTTTCATCGAGGCGCGCTGGCGGGGCTTTCTGGCAAGGAACGAGATGAGGCGGTTGAGCGTGACCTTGATCGTCGTTTCGGGGAATCGAAGCCTGCGGCGCTCGCAACGAGGGAAGACGAAGCGCTTAACATCATCGGGCTTTGCACGTTGTATTGCGGCATCGTCCGCCTTTCCGATGCGTATCGCCAGTACTGCGCGTGCGTGCACGAGCCCATGGGCGAATCCGAGTTTCGTACCCTTGCCGTTCGAGCAGGTCAGGACAAGGAAGCACCGTTTGTTATCTGGATCGAAGGCGAGCATGTGCATGCGATGCACTTCACGCTCGACGAGGAATACGTTGCCGCGCAGGTGGCGCAACGCATCACCGAGGGAACCTCTGTGAAGGCGTTTGCCTCCATGGAGCGCAACATTGCCGATTTTCGTCGCATGCTCGAAGACGAGCTGGGCAACCTTGATGGCATGCGCCATTATCTGGCGCGTGAGCACGAGAAGTTCTCGATGCGCCCACTTCCGCCGTATTTGCCTGATGCTGACGCGTTTGACGTCATTTTCGATAACACGTGCATCCAGATGCTCATTTCGTTCCTGGACGAGCGCATACCCGATGGCCAGGACGATTATCTCTTTGCCGATAGGGTAGTGGAGGAGCTCGTTTTGGGCGCCATCGAAATTGGCGACGTCCAGGCCATGCATGCCTATACGCATCAGCTAGGACTCGATGGCTGCTGTGCCGACGAGACGCGCCTGCGTCAGCTGGTGGCGAACGTCTATGACAACGTGCCTTCCTGGGAAAACAACGGTTGGTCTCCGCGCGAAGTGCGCGAGAGGCTTACCGGTCGCCGTATGTTCTACGATGAGCGCGGCAAACTCATGAAGGTGGGTAGCAACGATCCGTGCCCCTGCGGTAGCGGGCTCGAGTATCGCGACTGCTGCGGGCGCTAA
- the glnA gene encoding type I glutamate--ammonia ligase: MTPDQEYVLKTVKARDVHFVRFWFTDVMGNMKSFAVNPNELEHAFEEGMGFDGSCINGFSDTAESDMLAFPDASTFQILPWRPDSNAVARMFCNIRTPEGEPFEGDSRLILSRVVQSVREAGYEANMGPEVEYFYFRDSKGTEVLDRGGYFDLTELDSGSDLRRDTVLALENMGIPVEYSHHESGPSQHEIDLRYSDACSMADAVMTYKMVVKEIAALHGVYASFMPKPLSDCPGSGMHVHLSLFDHDDRNAFFDPNDPLGHHLSSTAKHFIAGLLHYAPEFCLVTNQYVNSYKRLTGGKEAPAYVSWARSNRSTLVRIPGYRPSEEMACRVEMRNADPACNPYLAFAVMLAAGMAGIREQLPLPESSEGVNLSSLDPSKLRELGVQKLPLTLGNAIELFAESDLMKSVLGEHIHGYLVDAKSREWREYLKQVSPWELDRWLEVL, encoded by the coding sequence ATGACCCCCGATCAGGAATACGTTCTCAAGACGGTTAAGGCCAGGGACGTTCATTTCGTCCGCTTTTGGTTCACCGACGTCATGGGGAACATGAAATCGTTCGCGGTCAATCCCAACGAGCTCGAACATGCCTTTGAAGAGGGCATGGGTTTCGATGGCAGCTGCATCAATGGCTTTTCCGATACGGCGGAAAGCGACATGCTCGCGTTCCCCGATGCCTCCACGTTCCAGATTCTTCCGTGGCGTCCCGATTCCAATGCCGTGGCGCGTATGTTCTGCAATATTCGCACGCCGGAAGGCGAACCATTCGAAGGCGATTCGCGCCTCATCCTGTCGCGCGTTGTCCAGAGCGTCCGTGAGGCGGGCTACGAAGCGAATATGGGTCCCGAGGTCGAATACTTCTACTTCCGCGACTCGAAGGGGACCGAAGTGCTCGACCGTGGAGGCTACTTCGACCTCACCGAGCTCGATTCGGGTAGTGACCTGCGTCGCGATACCGTTTTGGCCCTCGAGAATATGGGCATTCCTGTTGAATACAGCCATCACGAGAGTGGCCCCAGCCAGCATGAAATCGACTTGCGCTATTCCGATGCATGTAGCATGGCCGACGCCGTCATGACGTACAAGATGGTCGTGAAGGAAATCGCCGCGCTTCATGGCGTGTATGCGAGCTTCATGCCCAAGCCTCTTTCCGACTGCCCGGGTAGTGGCATGCATGTGCATTTGAGCCTGTTCGATCACGATGATCGCAATGCGTTCTTCGATCCGAACGACCCCCTGGGGCATCACCTCTCGAGCACCGCAAAGCACTTCATTGCGGGTCTCTTGCATTACGCTCCCGAATTCTGCCTGGTCACGAACCAGTATGTGAATTCCTATAAGCGCCTTACGGGTGGAAAGGAAGCCCCCGCGTACGTTAGCTGGGCGCGCAGCAATCGTTCTACGCTCGTGCGTATTCCGGGGTATCGTCCATCCGAGGAAATGGCCTGTCGCGTCGAGATGCGCAATGCCGATCCGGCATGCAATCCGTATCTGGCCTTCGCGGTGATGCTTGCTGCTGGTATGGCAGGCATACGCGAGCAGTTACCGCTTCCGGAATCCTCCGAGGGCGTGAACCTTTCTTCGCTCGATCCGTCCAAGCTTCGCGAGCTGGGCGTGCAGAAGCTCCCGCTTACCCTGGGCAACGCAATCGAACTGTTTGCCGAAAGCGACCTTATGAAATCGGTGCTGGGCGAGCACATCCACGGCTATCTCGTTGATGCGAAATCGCGCGAGTGGCGTGAGTACCTGAAGCAGGTTTCCCCGTGGGAGCTCGATCGCTGGCTGGAAGTGCTGTAG
- a CDS encoding LCP family protein codes for MSKGKHAGHGTPVTRYEDQWGQEQGNAQWMPSGMVPINPYSRSSYAEGLANKKGKRRRRKRIGITIALVIIAMLVCAGTAAALYFTNQIKTIDENFSQGLDADIEDALVETNAPSDPFYVLLMGTDESIERSEDNTFGGIYRTDTIILARVDPGNKKVTMISIPRDTQVDMGEYGLQKINAAYAYGGASLAVKTVSELCDVDIAHFVLVDMDGLAAIVDNLGGIEVDVPMEIDDEDYTGHLDAGLQTLDGWQTLIFARSRHAYDSVGDGDLLRAANQRTVISAIVDKLFQSDIITMSTSITNLSSFIQTDLTVSEIVEYAQALKGIDTTTDVYSATAPVESVYENNIWWCKLITSEWEEMLSRMKQGLAPTEEQEVDSATGIVLSSVGDSGTASVTADTNATSTASVTQDGNVVVKNGSGVSGAASSAASMLAKAGFNVTEVGDADSDKYKSTLIIYASDEFADEAKTINETLGGSNTVMKNDGTYTMTGDLLVVLGSADAS; via the coding sequence ATGAGCAAAGGAAAACATGCTGGTCATGGTACACCGGTTACTCGTTACGAGGACCAGTGGGGCCAGGAACAAGGCAATGCCCAGTGGATGCCCAGCGGTATGGTGCCCATCAATCCGTACTCTCGCTCCTCGTACGCCGAGGGTCTTGCGAACAAGAAGGGGAAGCGTCGTCGTCGCAAGCGCATCGGCATCACCATTGCCCTGGTGATTATCGCCATGCTCGTGTGCGCTGGCACGGCTGCGGCTTTGTATTTCACCAATCAGATCAAGACGATTGACGAGAACTTCTCGCAGGGTCTCGATGCCGACATCGAAGACGCTCTCGTTGAAACGAACGCGCCAAGCGATCCGTTCTACGTGCTGCTCATGGGTACCGACGAGTCCATCGAACGTTCCGAAGATAACACCTTCGGTGGCATTTATCGCACCGACACCATCATTCTTGCGCGCGTCGATCCGGGCAACAAGAAGGTCACCATGATTTCGATTCCGCGTGATACGCAGGTCGACATGGGTGAATACGGTCTTCAGAAGATCAATGCCGCATATGCGTATGGCGGGGCGTCTCTTGCCGTCAAGACGGTTTCCGAGCTCTGCGACGTCGATATCGCTCACTTCGTGCTTGTTGACATGGACGGTCTTGCTGCCATCGTCGACAATCTGGGTGGCATCGAGGTCGACGTTCCCATGGAAATCGACGACGAGGATTACACGGGCCATCTCGACGCGGGTCTGCAGACGCTCGATGGCTGGCAGACGCTCATCTTTGCGCGTAGCCGCCATGCATACGATTCCGTGGGCGATGGCGACCTGCTTCGCGCCGCGAACCAGCGTACCGTTATTAGCGCTATCGTCGACAAGCTCTTCCAGAGTGACATCATCACTATGAGCACGTCCATCACGAACCTGTCTTCGTTCATTCAGACCGACCTTACGGTGAGCGAAATCGTGGAATACGCCCAGGCTCTGAAGGGCATCGACACAACGACCGATGTGTACAGCGCTACGGCGCCCGTCGAGTCGGTGTACGAGAACAATATCTGGTGGTGCAAGCTCATTACAAGCGAATGGGAGGAAATGCTCAGCCGCATGAAGCAGGGCCTTGCTCCCACTGAAGAGCAAGAGGTCGATTCTGCCACGGGCATTGTGCTCTCGTCGGTGGGCGATAGCGGCACGGCTTCCGTCACGGCCGACACGAATGCCACCTCGACTGCTTCCGTTACCCAGGATGGCAATGTCGTCGTGAAGAACGGTTCGGGCGTATCGGGTGCGGCCTCCTCGGCGGCTAGCATGCTCGCCAAGGCTGGCTTCAATGTGACCGAGGTTGGCGATGCCGATTCCGATAAGTACAAGAGCACGCTCATCATCTACGCTTCCGACGAATTTGCCGATGAAGCGAAGACCATCAACGAAACCTTGGGCGGCAGCAACACCGTCATGAAGAACGATGGTACGTACACCATGACGGGCGACTTGCTGGTGGTGCTCGGCTCGGCCGACGCATCGTAG
- a CDS encoding ISL3 family transposase: protein MKSLLLLALGLARTVVLGARIEAERIVVSVRPYKREQRRCPVCGRACDFYDMANRGAPRLWRAMDLARSACYLEYAPCRVRCPEHGVRTEAVPWARHGARFTRDFEDWVAWLAVRCTASAVSELARVEWHSVGGVCRRVYAELEAARGASRFDGVRRIGIDETSYKKGHKYVTVVVDHDRGCLIWAHEGTGKDVLNLFLDELTREQRRAIEVVTADGARWIRQLVKRRCPNARWVMDPFHVVQWMNDALDAVRCEEWNAARAAARAARPRPEGKRGRPAKGELPPEEVRALEEEAASIKGSRYALVKNPEDLTDGQRARLEALKKRAGSRLVRAWELKEDLRAVFRAADGSEAAELLDDWMHRAAYCKIAKVVAVEKKVRRRRDDIIAAVELGISNGRVEAINNKIKVTVRMGYGFRNTDNLVALLMLRCGDCQPQLPGRPVKARKKGVKGAKSVAA from the coding sequence ATGAAGAGTCTACTACTTCTCGCCCTCGGTCTGGCCCGCACGGTCGTCCTGGGCGCGCGCATCGAGGCCGAGCGCATCGTCGTGAGCGTCCGGCCCTACAAGCGCGAGCAGCGCCGCTGCCCCGTATGCGGCAGGGCCTGCGACTTCTACGACATGGCGAACCGCGGGGCCCCCAGGCTGTGGAGGGCGATGGACCTGGCGCGCTCGGCCTGCTACCTGGAGTACGCGCCCTGCAGGGTGCGCTGCCCGGAGCACGGCGTGCGCACCGAGGCCGTCCCCTGGGCGCGGCACGGGGCGCGCTTCACGCGTGACTTCGAGGACTGGGTGGCGTGGCTGGCGGTCCGCTGCACCGCCTCGGCGGTCTCCGAGCTCGCCCGCGTCGAGTGGCACAGCGTGGGCGGCGTGTGCAGGCGCGTCTACGCCGAGCTGGAGGCCGCGCGCGGCGCCTCGAGGTTCGACGGCGTGCGCCGCATCGGCATCGACGAGACGTCGTACAAGAAGGGCCACAAGTACGTCACGGTGGTCGTCGACCACGACCGCGGCTGCCTCATCTGGGCGCACGAGGGCACCGGCAAGGACGTGCTCAACCTGTTCCTCGACGAGCTCACGCGCGAGCAGAGGCGCGCCATAGAGGTGGTGACCGCCGACGGCGCGAGGTGGATAAGGCAGCTGGTCAAGCGCCGCTGCCCCAACGCGAGGTGGGTCATGGACCCCTTCCACGTGGTCCAGTGGATGAACGACGCGCTCGACGCCGTGCGCTGCGAGGAGTGGAACGCCGCCAGGGCCGCCGCCAGGGCCGCCAGGCCCAGGCCCGAGGGCAAGCGCGGCAGGCCTGCCAAAGGCGAGCTGCCGCCCGAGGAGGTCAGGGCGCTCGAGGAGGAGGCGGCCTCCATCAAGGGCAGCCGCTACGCGCTCGTGAAGAACCCCGAGGACCTCACCGACGGCCAGAGGGCGAGGCTCGAGGCGCTCAAGAAGAGGGCCGGCTCGCGGCTGGTCAGGGCCTGGGAGCTCAAGGAGGACCTGCGGGCCGTCTTCCGGGCAGCCGACGGCTCCGAGGCCGCCGAGCTGCTCGACGACTGGATGCACAGGGCCGCCTACTGCAAGATCGCCAAGGTCGTCGCCGTGGAGAAGAAGGTGCGCCGCCGGCGCGACGACATCATCGCCGCAGTCGAGCTCGGCATCAGCAACGGGCGCGTAGAGGCCATCAACAACAAGATCAAGGTGACGGTGAGGATGGGCTACGGCTTCCGCAACACCGACAACCTCGTGGCCCTGCTCATGCTCAGGTGCGGCGACTGCCAGCCCCAGCTCCCGGGTCGCCCGGTGAAGGCGAGGAAGAAGGGCGTGAAGGGAGCGAAGAGCGTTGCTGCCTAG
- a CDS encoding winged helix-turn-helix domain-containing protein produces MARKQVAFVADSLDNAYTFQNALSDMDVDVVAWSSARFEKATAQRFDFDLLIYEISGNVSEVLHRLERVLSSESNACALFVVDEASLSGLCLPTQVKCDFILSGASGAECTARIRQLLWPGNETNVDDYIVVDGMTINLATYQVDVDGSPLDFTYLEYALLAFLASHPGRTYSRDALLSRVWGFDYYGGSRTVDVHVRRIRAKLGPELAQHLETVRGVGYLWNV; encoded by the coding sequence ATGGCGCGCAAGCAAGTCGCGTTCGTGGCGGACAGCCTGGATAACGCCTACACATTTCAAAATGCGCTTTCCGATATGGACGTCGACGTCGTTGCCTGGTCGAGCGCCCGCTTCGAGAAGGCAACTGCGCAGCGATTCGACTTCGACTTGCTCATCTATGAGATTTCGGGCAATGTCTCCGAGGTGCTTCACCGTCTTGAACGGGTGCTTTCCAGCGAATCGAATGCATGCGCGCTGTTCGTCGTCGATGAGGCGTCGTTGTCGGGCCTTTGCCTTCCCACGCAGGTGAAGTGCGACTTCATCCTAAGCGGAGCGTCAGGTGCGGAATGCACCGCTCGCATTAGGCAGCTTCTCTGGCCGGGCAACGAAACGAATGTCGATGACTATATCGTCGTCGATGGCATGACCATCAACTTGGCCACGTATCAGGTTGACGTAGATGGCTCTCCGCTCGACTTCACGTATCTGGAATATGCACTGCTCGCGTTTCTCGCGTCGCATCCTGGTCGTACGTATTCGCGTGATGCGCTCCTGAGTCGCGTGTGGGGTTTCGACTACTATGGCGGCAGCCGTACCGTCGACGTGCACGTTCGTCGTATTCGCGCAAAGCTTGGTCCTGAACTTGCGCAGCATTTGGAAACCGTGCGTGGGGTAGGCTATCTCTGGAACGTGTAG
- the trxA gene encoding thioredoxin, whose translation MAQVLSSAEFDSKVLQASEPVLVDFYADWCGPCKMMSPTIDEVANEMSGKASVYKVNVDECPDIAQRYGVMSIPTLIVFQGGEIKNQTLGAQPKASVLALFD comes from the coding sequence ATGGCTCAGGTACTTTCTTCGGCAGAATTCGATTCCAAGGTCCTTCAGGCTTCCGAGCCCGTCCTCGTCGACTTCTACGCCGATTGGTGCGGCCCCTGCAAGATGATGTCGCCGACGATTGACGAGGTTGCCAATGAGATGTCTGGCAAGGCGAGCGTCTACAAGGTGAATGTTGACGAGTGCCCCGATATTGCCCAGCGCTATGGCGTCATGAGCATTCCCACCCTCATCGTGTTCCAGGGCGGGGAAATCAAGAACCAGACGCTTGGCGCCCAGCCCAAGGCTTCCGTTCTGGCTCTGTTCGACTAG
- the polA gene encoding DNA polymerase I: MPKKIAVIDGNSLMHRAYHAVPPTMNAPDGTPTNAVFGFLSMFFKFIEVAAPDAVVCAFDVGKPKFRIEALEQYKAQRPPMDDELRVQFPLVEEILESMNIPVVKVPGWEGDDILGTISARADALGYDSLLVTGDKDACQLASEHTHIVNTKKGISDVVIYDPAGVQEKYGVTPEQIPDYLGFMGDSADNIPGVPGIGPKSASKLLQQFGSMEGVYENLDKLKGKQLENLTNNRDAAFLSRDVAIIKRDLDFELDLDAVSFPSYTAESVSEAFDKLRLKAHLGKALALIGGQAVQHNVEIPWRDYLTGDDAKVFADEVLDDGVAHDADDVVGIAFLKSDQGSIFGDDLMLAVSTAKACALLEGSQAQAMLSHAVLVSGVIPVAVYDAKAVAGEVYPADTAEEKLIHTHDLFDMKLFDVSLAAYVLDSSARDYTPAHLAERYLGGALPQGSSDADELVIQAAAIRLLSGELSKRMEEDCVYDVYSDIDAPLVPVLAHMERVGAAIDVDHLRALGEKTQGDLDALVAQIYELAGEEFNVDSPKQVGHILFEVIGLKPKKKTSRGYSTDAKVLSELANEHELPGLILKYRELAKIKGTYIDALPKMRRGDGRLHTSFNQTVTTTGRLSSSDPNLQNIPVRTAFGRHIRECFVPLTEGHVFMSADYSQIELRLLAHLSGDEHLVAAFNSGADFHAATASHVFGVPIEEVTPELRSRAKAVNFGIVYGQQAYGLSQTLKVSFAEAQQMIDQYFEAYPGVRSYLDGVVEFAREHGYAQTMFGRKRHIPEINVRNAQQRSFAERRAMNHPMQGSAADIIKLAMVQAENRLRHEFPNAKLMIQVHDELDLSVPADQVEPVSELLREVMENVVELSVPLIVDVQSGENWAQAH, translated from the coding sequence ATGCCTAAGAAAATAGCTGTCATCGACGGAAACTCCCTGATGCATCGCGCGTATCATGCGGTGCCGCCAACCATGAACGCGCCCGACGGCACTCCTACCAATGCCGTATTCGGCTTCCTTTCCATGTTCTTCAAGTTCATTGAGGTTGCCGCACCCGACGCGGTTGTCTGCGCGTTTGACGTGGGTAAGCCGAAGTTTCGCATCGAGGCGCTCGAGCAGTACAAGGCGCAGCGTCCTCCCATGGATGACGAACTGCGCGTTCAGTTCCCGCTCGTCGAGGAAATCTTGGAGAGCATGAACATTCCCGTGGTGAAGGTTCCCGGTTGGGAAGGCGACGACATCCTGGGCACCATTTCCGCCCGCGCCGATGCCCTCGGATACGATTCTCTCCTGGTTACGGGCGATAAGGATGCGTGTCAGCTTGCCAGTGAACATACGCACATCGTAAATACGAAGAAGGGCATTTCCGATGTCGTGATCTACGACCCGGCGGGCGTTCAGGAAAAGTACGGCGTAACCCCGGAGCAGATTCCCGATTATCTGGGGTTCATGGGCGATTCCGCCGATAACATCCCAGGCGTACCTGGTATTGGCCCGAAGAGCGCCTCCAAGCTTCTGCAACAGTTTGGCAGCATGGAGGGCGTGTACGAAAACCTCGACAAGCTAAAGGGCAAGCAGCTCGAGAACCTTACCAATAATCGTGATGCGGCCTTCCTGTCGCGCGATGTCGCCATCATCAAGCGCGACCTCGACTTCGAGCTCGATCTTGATGCCGTTTCGTTCCCCTCGTATACCGCCGAATCCGTTTCGGAGGCGTTCGACAAGCTGCGCTTGAAGGCCCATCTGGGCAAGGCGCTTGCGCTTATTGGCGGCCAGGCGGTTCAGCATAACGTCGAGATTCCCTGGCGAGATTACCTTACGGGGGACGACGCCAAGGTGTTTGCCGACGAGGTTCTCGACGACGGCGTGGCACACGACGCAGACGACGTTGTGGGCATTGCCTTCCTCAAGAGCGATCAGGGTTCCATCTTTGGCGACGATCTTATGCTGGCCGTTTCCACGGCGAAGGCATGCGCGCTGTTGGAAGGGTCGCAGGCTCAGGCTATGTTGTCTCATGCGGTTTTGGTTTCGGGCGTCATTCCCGTTGCCGTATACGATGCCAAGGCAGTTGCGGGCGAAGTGTATCCCGCCGATACTGCCGAAGAGAAGCTCATTCATACGCACGACCTGTTCGATATGAAGCTGTTCGACGTGAGTCTTGCCGCTTACGTGCTCGATTCCTCTGCGCGCGATTACACGCCGGCGCATCTAGCCGAGCGCTACTTGGGCGGCGCGTTGCCTCAGGGCTCTTCCGACGCTGATGAGCTGGTCATTCAGGCGGCTGCCATTCGCCTGCTTTCCGGCGAGCTCAGCAAGCGCATGGAAGAAGACTGCGTCTATGACGTCTACAGCGATATCGATGCTCCGCTCGTTCCCGTGCTTGCGCATATGGAACGCGTGGGTGCGGCTATCGACGTCGATCATCTTCGCGCACTGGGCGAAAAGACTCAGGGCGATTTGGATGCACTCGTTGCGCAAATCTACGAGCTAGCAGGCGAGGAGTTCAACGTCGATTCTCCCAAGCAGGTAGGCCATATTTTGTTCGAGGTCATTGGCCTGAAGCCGAAGAAGAAGACCTCGCGTGGCTATTCCACCGACGCCAAGGTGCTTTCCGAGCTTGCAAACGAGCATGAGCTTCCGGGTCTCATCCTGAAGTACCGCGAGCTTGCGAAGATCAAGGGCACGTACATCGACGCGCTGCCGAAGATGCGTCGCGGCGACGGTCGCCTTCATACTTCGTTCAACCAGACGGTTACCACTACGGGCCGTCTGAGCTCGAGCGACCCCAACCTGCAGAACATCCCCGTGCGCACGGCGTTTGGCCGCCATATTCGCGAATGCTTCGTGCCGCTTACCGAGGGCCACGTGTTCATGTCTGCGGACTATTCGCAAATCGAGCTTCGTCTGCTTGCGCATCTTTCGGGCGACGAGCATTTGGTTGCTGCATTCAATTCCGGTGCCGACTTCCATGCTGCTACTGCTTCGCATGTATTCGGCGTACCCATCGAAGAAGTCACTCCCGAACTGCGCAGTCGCGCAAAGGCCGTGAACTTCGGCATCGTGTATGGCCAGCAGGCATATGGCCTCTCGCAGACCCTGAAGGTTTCCTTTGCCGAGGCCCAGCAAATGATCGACCAGTACTTCGAGGCATATCCGGGCGTTCGTTCGTACCTTGATGGCGTTGTGGAATTCGCTCGCGAGCATGGCTATGCTCAGACCATGTTCGGGCGCAAGCGCCATATTCCCGAAATTAACGTGCGCAACGCGCAGCAGCGTTCGTTTGCGGAGCGCAGGGCTATGAACCATCCCATGCAGGGCAGTGCGGCCGATATCATCAAGCTTGCCATGGTCCAAGCTGAAAACCGCCTGCGTCACGAGTTCCCCAATGCGAAGCTCATGATTCAGGTGCACGACGAACTCGACTTGTCCGTTCCTGCCGATCAGGTGGAGCCGGTAAGCGAGCTGTTGCGCGAAGTCATGGAGAACGTGGTTGAACTTTCGGTGCCTCTCATTGTCGATGTGCAGTCGGGCGAAAACTGGGCGCAGGCTCACTAG
- the trxB gene encoding thioredoxin-disulfide reductase: MGVYDIAIIGQGPAGLTAGLYAARAGLSTAMFERMMPGGQMGETAQVDNYPGFSEGVSGFDLAMQMSGQATRFGAQSIQEDVLSVDVSSSPKQVVTAQGTYQARAIIFAPGARSRKLEVPGEAEYAGKGVSYCATCDGGFFRGKDVVVVGGGETAASDAIYLARLCNKVHVVHRRDTLRVSAASRQQMEAAENVSFEWNSVVREIRGEDGKVSQVVIADVETGEERVIPTSAVFVAVGKVPNTEPFAQVLPLNESGYIVADENGVTALEGVFAAGDVRTKRLRQVSTAVSDGANAAEVAAEWLSSC, encoded by the coding sequence ATGGGTGTATACGATATCGCAATTATTGGGCAGGGCCCTGCTGGCCTTACCGCAGGTCTTTACGCTGCGCGTGCGGGCCTTTCCACGGCAATGTTCGAACGCATGATGCCCGGTGGCCAGATGGGCGAAACCGCGCAGGTGGACAATTACCCCGGCTTCTCCGAAGGCGTGAGCGGGTTCGACCTTGCAATGCAGATGAGCGGCCAGGCAACGCGCTTTGGCGCTCAGAGCATCCAGGAAGACGTGCTGTCCGTAGACGTCTCGTCTTCGCCCAAGCAGGTGGTTACCGCGCAGGGCACGTACCAGGCGCGTGCGATCATCTTCGCTCCGGGTGCGCGCAGTCGCAAGCTCGAGGTTCCCGGCGAGGCCGAATATGCAGGCAAGGGCGTATCCTATTGCGCCACCTGCGACGGTGGGTTCTTCCGTGGCAAGGATGTCGTGGTCGTTGGCGGCGGCGAAACCGCTGCAAGCGATGCGATCTACCTGGCGCGCTTGTGCAACAAGGTGCATGTCGTCCATCGCCGCGACACTCTGCGCGTGAGCGCTGCGAGCCGCCAGCAGATGGAAGCCGCCGAGAACGTTTCCTTCGAATGGAATTCCGTCGTTCGCGAGATCCGCGGGGAAGACGGCAAGGTCTCCCAGGTGGTCATCGCCGATGTCGAAACGGGCGAGGAGCGCGTCATTCCCACGAGCGCGGTGTTCGTTGCCGTGGGCAAGGTTCCGAACACCGAGCCTTTCGCCCAGGTGCTGCCCCTGAACGAATCTGGCTACATCGTGGCCGATGAGAACGGGGTCACTGCTCTCGAGGGCGTGTTCGCGGCGGGTGACGTGCGAACCAAGCGGCTTCGTCAGGTGAGCACGGCGGTTTCCGATGGTGCAAATGCTGCGGAGGTCGCTGCAGAGTGGCTTTCATCATGTTAA